The following nucleotide sequence is from Mytilus galloprovincialis chromosome 12, xbMytGall1.hap1.1, whole genome shotgun sequence.
ACCTATAAATCGGGCACTAAAAGAgaaaataattaatataataacaaaatgttatcaatatctttgatagaaatttgtcaacaatgaattagaaaaaaaaaagaatgagggatttttttagaattttgggaaatccctttttctatttttaagttaTCCATAATAGTGAACTTACTATTGACTATTGCACATTTTGATCCAGCAGAAGCTGCTTTTATAATTTTCCCACAATGCTTCAGTGGTAAATACTTTGGTATGTTAATCTGTGTCTGATCGGTAACTATTGACAACTGGTTGTACTCTGAATTCCCCCATGCAAACACATCCCCCTCCTCAGACAATGCTAACACACAATCCCCAGTTGATGCTATTTGAGTAATCTTAACTCCCTCTATCCCTCCTCTTATCTTGGTTGGTTGAGAAGTTGTTCTGTAATGACCCAGACCTAGAGAGAAAAGGAATCtaaattaatataaacatcaaATGTAACAGCTGAGCCAGAAGACATTGGAAGAAAAACCAAGAGTCTGTATGAGAAGCACCAAAAATTGTCTATAAACATTTCTAAAAAAGAAATTCATAGCTGATGCAATATTAACGTATATTTGTTCTGCCGATCAAAACGTTCCACTGGACACTTTGTAATAAATCTTTTGGATCAAATATTCTATATCCTTTATTCAGTAAAGAATcaatactgtaatatttgttccagTGAAAAATAATATTGCTACAAGTAAACTGAAAAGTTCATTAACATtcctttatattttttagtattacagttatctccccttatatgaCTAAGTTGAAAAATTGAATCAAACATTAACAACTGTTTGGTATTTGTAAATATGCAGTCTAAATAATAGTTGTACACAAAATATACAGATTAtggcaaataactagaccaaGAGTGTACTGCTATTTAAACGTACAATAACCTTAATTAcagcattttattttgaaattctaaACTCAATAACAATATACCTGTTTGACCATCACAACCTAATCCACAGCTATAAACCTCTCCATCTGTTGTCAATAAAAAGCTATGATCATGGCCACAAACTATCTGTAAAGTTACAaatcatatttcatgtatttaggaTTATGTAAGAAAATATTGAAAGAACATTTCTATGGGAAGAACTAAGTTAACATTCAAAATGTCTATAACAGTAACTaccttaaataaaattgttatatatatgaatatgatGGTATTATTTTAAACATTGATAAAGGGGAATATTTACTATCGAAAGGTAAAGACCTTGCTATGCTTTTCTGGTTTTCTGATGACAGAAAGGATTTGAATTATCAAATTAAGGTTGTGATGCTAACAACATGTTTATTATATATCTGCAAGTctcttaaaaacaaataaaaaactatCAATTTTGACAAACTAAACATTCACCTCAATTGAAGTTGTATAAAATATATCCAGCAAATAAGATTTGTTATATGCATGCACGAATATTCCTTTTACCTTAGCAATGTTGTCAGGAATGTCTTTCATTTTATGTACTCTAGGATTCTGTCCAAATACCTCCCCTTCAACTATAGGTCTCCCACACTGTCCATAGGCATTGTTCCCCAATGTAAACACTGttcaaatatcaataaattattaaaaatatcaacAGAATTGGTACACAGAAAAGAGTTTATTTTCTAAGAATACTTTTCCTGTACAGATAagcaataaaatttaacaaaaacttGTTTTTTCCCATGAACACAGCTAAATGGCCTCAACCACAAGCTACCATTGTGTCTCTATGTGTGCTACCTGTGTTATGTTAGTTGTGTCTTTATGAACTGGTACTTACCTCCTTCTTTATCAGTGAGTACCAGTGTATGACCTCTACCACAAGCGACCTGTGTTATGTTAGTTGTGTCCCTGTGATCAAGTGGGAGATCTATCAGGGCGGGTTCTATCACATAGTCTAACACTCGACCTAAAAGTATTTATaggaataaaataaacaaaagagcATAACTtcgaaaatggaaaaaaaataaacaaacaacatgaaCAGATGGTTGAAAAGAAATGGTGATTGCAATGTATACAAATCAATCTGTGAATTAAAATACATTACTTATGCTTCTTTAACAACAACTACTTGAACTGAATGCTTCAAACAtccatcaaaattaaaaaaaataatggggaATGTGTACATGGGACACAGATGAAACCTCCACTTGCGTATAACGTTAAAAAGGAACATAACTAAAAAAAAGTAGAAgtgataagtattgtgtatacattttataacattaaatttAGGCAAATTTAAGTAACAGAACAGATAAGAATATTTTAGCATTTtctccatttgtaaaggggcataactctagaatggtaaaggtgacaccaccaaaattggAACTTGATCTGCGTTTTGTGTTTATTGTGTGTATTAGTTTCATTACATTTAGTTGAAGCAAATTAAAGTTAGAGAACTCTAGGATATAGTACATATGGACGTAAAgactgacaagggtaaaacttagtACCGCTATGGCAGGGGCATacaaaaaccagatgctccgcagggcgcagctttatacgaccgcagaggttgaaccctgaacgattggggcaagtatggacacaacattcaagctggattcagctctaaatttggattgtgattaaatagttgacacagcataggtttctgacacagaatgaatgtggtctaatgaacttaaaatattttttttgcctttgagcaattcactatgctgttgaatattaatcctctcaaaaaaatgtttgaagaaattttctttttatttatgaaatctgaaatgagaaaaatttaaccccccacccccatttgttttcacatccccctttccctttttccaaaactgatctcaattcaaatttctaatggagtttgcaacaataactactcatttaaatacatcataaaatatcaaaatgtaaaaaaaagtgcttgttatcactgaatggtaaagattgttttaatttatcagttggtagaaaaagtgaatatacattgtatattgtataaaacaatgatttaaagttgattcaactactattctggacaaagaaagataactccaattgaaatattaattatatatattgtataaaacaaagatttaagttgattcaactactattctggacaaagaaagataactccaattgaaattgcaattagatatttcttgctattgcgcaatactgagtaattgaaaatatttgctattgcacaatactgtgcaattgaagatttcttgctattgcgcaatactgtgcaattgaaaatttcttgctattgcacaatactgtgcaattgaagatttcttgctattgctgaatattgtgcaattgaaaatttcttgctattgcacaatacttaatataataattttggatcctgatttgaaccaacttgaaaactgggcccataatcaaaaatctaagtacatgtttagattcagcatatcaaaaaagcccaagaattcaatttttgttaaaatcaaacttagtttaattttggaccctttggactttaatgtagaccaatttgaaaacgggaccaaaaattaagaatctacttacacagttagatttggcatatcaaagaaccccaattattcaatttttgatgaaatcaaacaaagtttaattttggaccccgatttggaccaacttgaaaactgggccaataataaaaaatctgagtacatttttagattcagcatatcaaagaaccccaaggattcaatttttgttaaaatcaaactaagtttaattttggaccctttgggccccttattcctaaactgttgggaccaaaactcccaaaatcaaacccaaccttccttttatggtcataaaccttgtgtttaaatttcatagatttctatttacttatactaaagttattgtgcgaaaaccaagaataatgctaatttaggcccttttttggcccctaattcctaaactgtaggaaccataactcccaaaatcaatcccaaccttccttttgtagtcataaaccttgtgtcaaaatttcatagatttctattcacttaaactaaagttatagtgcgaaaaccaagaaaatgcttatttgggccctttttggcccctaattcctaaaatgttgggaccaaaactcccaaaatcaatcccaaccttccttttgtggtcataaaccttgtgttaaaatttcattgatttctattcacttttactaaagttagagtgtgacaactaaaagtattcggacgatgacgacgacgacgccaacgtgatagcaatatacgacgaaaaattaaaatttttgcggtcgtataaaaaccaatgTCTTTCATGTCATTTAAACTAGGAAACAATATATTTCAGAAGACATTTAAATGGGCATTATAAAATTGACTATACAAATTTTACTCAACCAGATGTGTTACATATTCTAACAATTTTGGTAACTTCAGTAGTATTCAAGGGTTACATATTTTAAATCCAAAACCTAGTACAACATAGTATGCTTAACAAATATTACaccttctacatgttctacaagGTTTATATATCTAAATAAACAAATGTACCTGTATTTCTTGGGAACTCATGATAACCAATTTGCGAATCTGTATTTATTCCTGTGCCATATAACCTGTTACCACGGAAACTTGTGGTGACATAAACAGTAAAACCATACCCACAACCCACTTTGGTGACCTGTTAATAGAAGAAAATATTTCTAAGCAATGACTAACATGACTAgtgaacaacaacaacaacatttCTATCAAAGTATCAATAATGGTTATTAAACGGTTGATTTCcagaatacatatttttaaaagaaaagctGGCCTCACAACTTACCTTGAGATTAGCTCTGTCCATAAATTTAATTCTAGCTGGCTGTCTAACTGTGTATATTGGATGTTGTCCTTTTTTCTCAGGCTTTAAATATGACGGAATTCCTGGAAAAGATTAAATACAAGTAAGATATGTTAGATGGCATTTTCCTCTGGCTTGTAAGAGGTTCATTTGTGAACATGACTTTAAAGGAAAACacttaacaaaattataaatcagCATTGTAATGAAATAACTGATTAAAAAGATTTAAACCCAGCCAAATACAAAATTGTACTAATATCACACCATAAAAGcaatacagaatagagaattTATATGACTTTTATTCAACCAATTTTGGAGAATTCGTCAGAAGTATGGGATAACTGTGGACAAACAAATTTTGATCGCTTGGAAAATATCCAAATCGAGGCTGCTCGAATAGTTACGGGATTAACAAGTTACGCTAGCCGGAACAGTATCTATTTAGAGACCGGATGGGAAAAATTAAGCATCAGACAGGAGGTTAAAAAATTATCTATGTTTTATAAGATTATAAATAACCAAGCACCAGATTATTTACACGATTTTGTTCCGGATTTTGTATCAGATATTTGCAATTATAATTTGCATAACAGTCAAAATATTACTATTCCCGTAAATCGTTTATCAGCTTATCAACAGTCTTATTTTCCGTCATCTATTGCACTGTGGAACTCTTTAGACTTAAGTATAAGACACATTcctacatttttcttttttaaattaaacttgcACAAACTATACTATAGAAATAACAAATCTCCAAGATTTTGTATATTAGGAGATCATTTGTATTCTGTTTTACACACAAGGCTGTGTAACAGATGTAGCGCACTGCGTGCTGACTTGTTCAAAGcaaattcagtggcggatccagaaattttcataagtgggggcccactgactgacctaagagggggcctgctccagtcacacttcagtgattccctatataagcaaccaaattttttcccaaaaagggggggcccgggccccctgggccccccctctaaatccgcctctgaaattTGATACAAAATGCAAATTGTTCATGtggttttattaatgaaaatgttGAACACTATCTATTATATTGTATTCATTTTTCAGTTCAGAGAAATCTGATGTTTAACGAAATTAATGTCTTTAATGTAAATATTACTatcgatttattattatttggtgATCATGCTTTAAGTATTGAAGAAAATGATAATACTTGTTTATCTGTTCAAAGggtatataaaaaataccaaacgTTTTTCTCTGCATTGACAACCTTAATTCTGTTTACAACACATGTGATTAAAGatatttctatatacatgtaacatgtgtaatgacAATAATCGAATGATCTTAATGAATATTTACTGTtatgttttgttatcaataacGATTCAATGGATTTTAACGAAAGAATATAAGAATAAGTTTCAAATCTATACTTACCATTGTGCAGCTGACATCCTTTTCGGAAACTTGGATAACATATTAAGATCCCACACTTTATTATGAGAAAAACACACACACTTATTTAAGTCATGTCCACAAGAACAAAATTTGCGCATATAGGTAATTCCACTAACTATTCGGTGTGTTTGTGTCATATTTATACAGTAAAAAGATGCACTCGATTAAAATCCATTGATTCGCTTCAAAaagtttccttttgttttcatgtctttattcttaaattatttgttagtatgaaatatttgatgtgttcattaattaatgtgtatattttgtttttgttttggagaagacgttactaagttgtaaaacttgtgtctgatccttttgtcattttgaacattaaaatatgtttaaactagagaatgaaaacagggaatgtgtcaaagagacaacaaccctctcaaaaagcagaaaacagctgagGTCAACAATGGTTCATCAACCCAGCCAGAAAATCCCTTCTGAGGTGAACTTCAGCGAGGCCCAGAACAATAGTATATACTAAATCAGCCAGATGGACACCACTTAGACTtactccaaaacataaaaatgaacaaattttaaAGAACACAAGGTTGGAGGTTCCTGACAGACACAAAGATGCAACAGAGTTAATACCattagatataagatgtggtacgagtgccaatgagacagctctacatccaagtcacaatgtggaAAACATACTTACATATACCTCTATCTAATGTGGACCACACAAACTCAGCAATATGCACATTAAACTCTGTTTATAGAAAGTCCAAGTTAAAacaggtaacagaagaaactataaagcaaaatgacaatgatcaaCACAACCTAACAAATGACAGTAACAACTTCATGTAGTCACATAAGTGTCAGCTCCAACCTcatttaaattattcaaatatacgtcttcatcatatgaaaaacCAACCTCAAACACTCCAACTTACATTTTTGTGTACGTATGTTGATATTATTTCTATAATACTCAGTAAATTGAAACAATTAATTCAGGAATCTTGAAAGTCATTTAACTGGTTATTTTGGTTTATACAGTAGAgggtttttttcttatataattatttatatgtgtaggactctaaagtgcaatggtttacgctaaagtacaatggtgtctcacgctaaagtgcgatggttgtttgttcactaaagtacgatggtatatcacgctaaagtgcgatggacacAAAGGGTAAGATTCGAGGGATTAAAACATGGAGGTTAAAAAATAGTCTTTTTACAAAAGATAGTTGGTGTAGATGGCTGTTCACACAGTCTATCACCAATGGGAACACCTCctcattttgtatttgtaatttacaattaCGACTATATGAGTCTCATATAGTCGtaattgtaaattacaaatacaaaattagatTATTGTCGGAATATgtaacatttttcaaaactttaatcTAAACTAGACAGAGAGGCAATGTTCGCTGATTTTTCTTCTTTGTCATAGTCACCacacaaacatattattattttccTTCAATATACAAACTAATGTTTTAGCCGACTAACAACTAAATCAAATTATAATTTACGCATGAAAACAAGTACTTTTATTTTACCGACGTTACTTTCCAATAAAATCGACAATCATTAACGGGAACTGCTTTAGTAATTTacaacataaacaatgattcaaATGTATCTGTTTAATGGAGGAGACTGgttattagggttagggttagggttattagGGTTAGGGCAACAAAAGCAGGGTACATGAATTGATATCCATGCGAATATCATTTTGTATCTAGTAGTAAAATGGTTGACTGCAGGATACAAGTACTTCCAgttaagaaaaacaaacacatttgCCTCAGCCGACAAAGCATGGTCAGGTTAAAATAAATTCAGTCATTGACATTTGGTTTTAAAGGtgttaataatatatttgtaatttatcttCCAGCATGTGTAATTTTTAGTTTGTAcaaacgactgttaacgtcataaacAAACTACGTTTTTATGTCTATATTTTCCCGGACAAACACACTTTAGCGAATGGAAGCATCTTaatttagcgtagaccatcgcactttagcgtgaccatcatactttagcgtccccatcgcactttagagtcctacatatatatatgtaatacaaAATTC
It contains:
- the LOC143054011 gene encoding RCC1-like G exchanging factor-like protein isoform X3; the protein is MHPLSIFRSPVCLNCLSKWSPWRRMSTKNTIVPPLSKKQQKRKLKEETITQYAGDNSKRADRVYAWGCASTGAIGIPSYLKPEKKGQHPIYTVRQPARIKFMDRANLKVTKVGCGYGFTVYVTTSFRGNRLYGTGINTDSQIGYHEFPRNTGRVLDYVIEPALIDLPLDHRDTTNITQVACGRGHTLVLTDKEGVFTLGNNAYGQCGRPIVEGEVFGQNPRVHKMKDIPDNIAKIVCGHDHSFLLTTDGEVYSCGLGCDGQTGLGHYRTTSQPTKIRGGIEGVKITQIASTGDCVLALSEEGDVFAWGNSEYNQLSIVTDQTQINIPKYLPLKHCGKIIKAASAGSKCAIVNNNGSVYTWGKDKHGCLGLGIQRDQYFPLKVSIPAETHSIQCGVDHTVVLCKSFC
- the LOC143054011 gene encoding RCC1-like G exchanging factor-like protein isoform X1, translating into MHPLSIFRSPVCLNCLSKWSPWRRMSTKNTIVPPLSKKQQKRKLKEETITQYAGDNSKRADRVYAWGCASTGAIGIPSYLKPEKKGQHPIYTVRQPARIKFMDRANLKVTKVGCGYGFTVYVTTSFRGNRLYGTGINTDSQIGYHEFPRNTGRVLDYVIEPALIDLPLDHRDTTNITQVACGRGHTLVLTDKEGVFTLGNNAYGQCGRPIVEGEVFGQNPRVHKMKDIPDNIAKIVCGHDHSFLLTTDGEVYSCGLGCDGQTGLGHYRTTSQPTKIRGGIEGVKITQIASTGDCVLALSEEGDVFAWGNSEYNQLSIVTDQTQINIPKYLPLKHCGKIIKAASAGSKCAIVNTKGELFVWGYGILGKGPKLESTSEPEMIPPPLFGCNELEPDVLVIDVVCGLHHFVALTNNGSVYTWGKDKHGCLGLGIQRDQYFPLKVSIPAETHSIQCGVDHTVVLCKSFC
- the LOC143054011 gene encoding RCC1-like G exchanging factor-like protein isoform X2 translates to MHPLSIFRSPVCLNCLSKWSPWRRMSTKNTIVPPLSKKQQKRKLKEETITQYAGDNSKRADRVYAWGCASTGAIGIPSYLKPEKKGQHPIYTVRQPARIKFMDRANLKVTKVGCGYGFTVYVTTSFRGNRLYGTGINTDSQIGYHEFPRNTVFTLGNNAYGQCGRPIVEGEVFGQNPRVHKMKDIPDNIAKIVCGHDHSFLLTTDGEVYSCGLGCDGQTGLGHYRTTSQPTKIRGGIEGVKITQIASTGDCVLALSEEGDVFAWGNSEYNQLSIVTDQTQINIPKYLPLKHCGKIIKAASAGSKCAIVNTKGELFVWGYGILGKGPKLESTSEPEMIPPPLFGCNELEPDVLVIDVVCGLHHFVALTNNGSVYTWGKDKHGCLGLGIQRDQYFPLKVSIPAETHSIQCGVDHTVVLCKSFC